A stretch of the Arcobacter sp. LA11 genome encodes the following:
- a CDS encoding ABC transporter ATP-binding protein, with product MSLELENVSMSVNGQTHIYNTNLTLKKGTMNVLLGRTLSGKTTLMRIMAGLDVPTSGRILWEGKDVTGMRVQDRKVAMVYQQFINYPSMSVYDNIAAPLRIMKKDETYIDEAVKKTAKLMRLDKFLDRKPLELSGGQQQRCALARSLVKGSGLVLLDEPLANLDYKLREELREEIPKMFEESGAIFVYATTEPEEALLLGGNVATLWEGKITQFNETAKVYHTPNNATTAKVFSNPSMNFLDIKKEGDFIYYGNGEKAAATDALSKLEDGKYLAGFRPNHLELTKHTDNAIKFEAHLDVTEITGSETFLHMYHDNDNWIGLVHGVHNLEYNSNLSVYLDTRHIFIFAIDGELIETASYVQER from the coding sequence ATGTCCTTAGAACTCGAAAATGTATCTATGAGTGTAAATGGTCAAACACATATTTATAATACAAACCTAACACTCAAAAAAGGTACAATGAATGTACTTCTTGGTCGAACTTTATCTGGGAAAACAACACTAATGCGTATCATGGCTGGACTTGACGTGCCTACAAGTGGTCGAATCTTGTGGGAAGGTAAAGATGTTACAGGAATGAGAGTACAAGATAGAAAAGTAGCAATGGTTTATCAACAATTTATCAATTATCCTTCTATGAGTGTATATGATAATATTGCAGCTCCTTTACGAATTATGAAAAAAGATGAAACATATATAGATGAAGCAGTTAAAAAGACTGCAAAATTAATGAGATTAGATAAGTTTTTAGATAGAAAACCTCTCGAACTTTCTGGTGGACAACAACAAAGATGTGCATTAGCTCGTTCTTTAGTGAAAGGTTCAGGGCTAGTATTATTAGATGAACCATTAGCAAATCTAGATTATAAATTAAGAGAAGAATTAAGAGAAGAAATTCCTAAAATGTTTGAAGAATCAGGTGCAATTTTTGTATATGCAACAACAGAACCTGAAGAAGCTTTACTACTTGGTGGTAATGTAGCTACACTTTGGGAAGGGAAAATTACACAATTTAATGAAACTGCAAAAGTTTATCACACTCCAAATAATGCAACTACAGCAAAAGTATTTTCAAATCCATCAATGAATTTTCTAGATATAAAAAAAGAAGGCGATTTTATTTATTATGGAAATGGAGAAAAAGCAGCTGCAACAGATGCCTTATCAAAATTAGAAGATGGAAAATATTTAGCAGGGTTTAGACCAAATCATTTAGAACTTACAAAACATACAGATAATGCAATCAAATTTGAAGCTCACTTAGATGTGACAGAAATCACTGGTTCAGAAACTTTTTTACATATGTATCATGACAATGACAATTGGATTGGTTTAGTTCATGGAGTACATAATTTAGAATATAATTCAAATCTATCTGTATATTTAGATACGCGTCATATTTTTATATTTGCAATAGATGGTGAGTTAATAGAAACTGCATCATATGTGCAAGAAAGATAG
- a CDS encoding aldehyde dehydrogenase family protein gives MKNLNQNDLLKSNFLKTISKETMKNLVAGEWKDSHEISKNINPSDTSDIVSTFYRGTYNHIFDTINFAKEVQKDWAKSSIYLRQEILNDIAEKLLANKDYYGEIIAREAGKPIKEATDEVVKSAEFFSYFAAEAIRQKGAFMDSPRDSVDIEVINEPVGVVGVITPWNYPLAIAAWKVAPALAYGNSVILKPSSQTPAIAYILAKIIDTTKLPKGVFSLVFGKGGVIGNALAESKKVQAITFTGSVAAGRELAKRSITSMTKLQLEMGSKNSLIILDDADINTAVDAAIKGAYNANGQKCTSCSKLIVTEGIYTRFIELFKAKMKALVVGNAMNPKSQIGPCIDQKQLDANLEYIKLGQEEGATLVCGGEAIKTETDGYYFTPALFIDGKSNMRINQEEMFAAIACVIKVKDYDEAIEVLNDTEFGLSGGIITNDLKRAMQFKHDAEIGNVMINLPTAGMDNHVPFGGRKGSSYGSREKSYAASDFYTTTKTAYIKY, from the coding sequence ATGAAAAATTTAAATCAAAATGATTTATTAAAATCAAACTTTTTAAAAACAATTAGTAAAGAAACAATGAAAAACCTAGTAGCAGGTGAATGGAAAGATAGTCATGAAATAAGTAAAAATATTAATCCTTCTGATACCTCTGATATAGTATCTACATTTTATAGAGGGACATATAATCATATTTTTGACACTATTAATTTTGCAAAAGAAGTACAAAAAGATTGGGCTAAATCTTCAATCTATTTAAGACAAGAAATTCTTAATGATATTGCAGAAAAATTACTCGCAAATAAAGATTATTATGGAGAGATTATTGCAAGAGAAGCAGGAAAACCTATAAAAGAGGCAACAGATGAAGTTGTAAAATCTGCAGAATTCTTTTCATACTTTGCTGCTGAAGCAATTAGACAAAAAGGTGCATTTATGGATTCACCAAGAGATTCAGTTGATATTGAAGTTATAAATGAACCTGTGGGAGTTGTTGGAGTAATTACACCATGGAATTATCCTTTAGCAATTGCTGCTTGGAAAGTAGCACCTGCACTTGCATATGGAAATAGTGTAATCTTAAAACCATCAAGTCAAACTCCTGCTATTGCATATATTTTAGCAAAGATTATTGATACTACAAAACTTCCAAAAGGAGTATTTTCATTAGTATTTGGAAAAGGTGGAGTTATAGGAAATGCTTTAGCAGAATCTAAAAAAGTACAAGCAATTACTTTTACAGGTTCAGTTGCAGCAGGTAGAGAATTAGCAAAAAGATCAATCACTTCAATGACTAAACTACAACTTGAAATGGGTAGTAAGAACTCATTGATTATCTTAGATGATGCAGATATAAATACAGCTGTAGATGCAGCTATAAAAGGTGCTTATAATGCAAATGGTCAAAAATGTACTTCTTGTTCAAAACTAATAGTAACAGAGGGTATCTATACAAGATTTATTGAACTATTCAAAGCAAAAATGAAAGCATTAGTTGTTGGAAATGCAATGAATCCTAAGAGTCAAATTGGACCTTGTATTGACCAAAAACAGCTTGATGCAAATCTTGAATATATTAAATTAGGACAAGAAGAAGGTGCTACTTTAGTTTGTGGAGGAGAAGCTATAAAAACTGAAACAGATGGTTATTATTTTACTCCTGCTTTATTTATAGATGGTAAATCTAATATGAGAATAAATCAAGAAGAGATGTTTGCAGCTATTGCTTGTGTAATTAAAGTAAAAGATTATGATGAAGCAATTGAAGTATTAAATGACACAGAATTTGGTTTATCTGGTGGAATTATTACAAATGATTTAAAAAGAGCAATGCAGTTTAAACACGATGCAGAAATAGGAAATGTAATGATAAATCTTCCAACAGCGGGAATGGATAATCATGTACCATTTGGAGGAAGAAAAGGTTCATCTTATGGTTCAAGAGAAAAATCATATGCCGCAAGTGATTTTTACACAACAACTAAAACAGCATATATTAAATACTAG
- a CDS encoding ABC transporter substrate-binding protein: MKIKNGITTSVLAGMLALSTSAFSAADMSKWMDEFQPSVLTKAEQKAELNWFEKAAMPYKGMTIKVVSEGIGTHVYESKTLTKAFYDLTGIKVIHDIIGEGDVVEKLQTQMQTGQNIYDAYINDSDLIGTHWRYKQARDLTAWMAGEGKAVTNPGLDLKDFIGTSFTTGPDGKLYQLPDQQFANLYWFRYDWFTDPKNMADFKAKYGYKLGVPVNWSAYEDIAEFFTGRVIDGKKVYGHMDYGKKDPSLGWRFTDAWMSMAGMGDVGEPNGLPVDEWGIRVNDKSQPVGSCVERGGATNSPAAVYAINKYNEWLKKYAPPSAAGMVFSEAGPVPAQGEIAQQMFWYTAFTADMVKEKIAVVNEDGTPKWRMAPSPHGAYWTEGTKIGYQDAGSWTLMKSTPVKNAQAAWLYAQFVTSKTVDLKKSHVGLTFIRESSINHESFTKRAPKLGGLIEFYRSPARVQWSPTGTNVPDYPKLAQLWWQNIGDASSGAKTAQEALNSLCKAQEKVLKRIQRAGVQGDIGPKLNKKSDAEYWLKQPGSPKAKLANEKPKPMTVSYDELIKSWTK; this comes from the coding sequence ATGAAAATTAAAAATGGAATTACTACTTCAGTTCTAGCAGGAATGTTAGCCTTAAGTACATCTGCTTTTAGTGCAGCAGATATGAGTAAGTGGATGGATGAATTTCAACCATCTGTATTAACAAAAGCTGAACAAAAAGCCGAACTTAATTGGTTTGAAAAAGCTGCCATGCCTTATAAAGGAATGACTATTAAAGTTGTATCTGAAGGTATTGGAACTCATGTTTATGAGAGTAAAACATTAACAAAAGCATTTTACGATTTAACAGGTATTAAAGTAATTCACGACATTATTGGAGAAGGTGATGTTGTTGAAAAATTACAAACACAAATGCAAACAGGTCAAAATATATATGATGCGTATATCAATGACTCTGATTTAATTGGTACACACTGGAGATATAAACAAGCTAGAGATTTAACAGCTTGGATGGCAGGAGAAGGTAAAGCAGTTACTAACCCAGGGTTAGACTTAAAAGACTTTATTGGTACTTCTTTTACAACAGGTCCTGACGGGAAATTATACCAATTGCCAGACCAACAATTTGCTAACCTTTATTGGTTCAGATACGATTGGTTCACAGACCCAAAAAATATGGCTGATTTTAAAGCAAAATACGGTTATAAACTAGGTGTTCCTGTTAACTGGTCTGCTTATGAAGATATTGCAGAGTTCTTTACAGGTCGTGTTATTGATGGTAAAAAAGTTTATGGACATATGGATTATGGTAAAAAAGATCCATCTTTAGGATGGAGATTTACAGATGCTTGGATGTCTATGGCAGGTATGGGTGACGTTGGTGAGCCAAATGGTCTTCCTGTAGATGAGTGGGGAATTAGAGTAAATGACAAATCTCAACCTGTTGGTTCTTGTGTTGAAAGAGGTGGAGCAACAAACTCTCCTGCTGCTGTTTACGCAATTAACAAATACAATGAGTGGTTAAAAAAATATGCACCACCAAGTGCTGCAGGTATGGTATTCTCTGAAGCAGGACCAGTTCCAGCTCAAGGTGAAATTGCACAACAAATGTTCTGGTATACTGCATTTACAGCAGATATGGTTAAAGAAAAAATTGCTGTAGTAAATGAAGATGGCACTCCAAAATGGAGAATGGCTCCATCACCACATGGTGCTTATTGGACAGAAGGTACAAAAATTGGTTATCAAGATGCTGGTTCTTGGACTTTAATGAAATCAACACCTGTTAAAAATGCTCAAGCTGCTTGGTTATATGCACAGTTTGTTACATCTAAAACAGTTGACTTAAAAAAATCACATGTTGGGTTAACATTCATTAGAGAATCATCTATTAACCATGAATCGTTTACAAAAAGAGCTCCAAAACTTGGTGGACTTATAGAATTCTACAGATCTCCTGCAAGAGTACAATGGTCTCCAACTGGAACAAACGTACCTGATTATCCAAAATTAGCACAATTATGGTGGCAAAATATTGGTGATGCATCTTCTGGAGCAAAAACAGCACAAGAAGCTTTAAACTCACTTTGTAAAGCACAAGAAAAAGTTCTTAAAAGAATTCAAAGAGCTGGTGTTCAAGGGGATATTGGTCCAAAACTTAATAAGAAAAGTGATGCAGAATATTGGTTAAAACAACCAGGTTCTCCAAAAGCTAAATTAGCAAATGAGAAACCAAAACCAATGACTGTTTCTTATGATGAACTAATCAAATCTTGGACAAAATAA
- a CDS encoding carbohydrate ABC transporter permease: MNTTNKKGFFSSKSPTIMLIYIIFLMLPVYWLVNMSLKTNEEILGTFSLFPNNLTFDNYIVIFTDPTWYWGYINSMTYVVMNTIISVAVALPAAYAFSRYTFLGDKHLFFWLLTNRMAPPAVFALPFFQLYSSVGLFDTHIAVALAHTLFNIPLSVWILEGFMRGVPKEIDETAYIDGFSFFGFFTKIFTPLIASGIGVAAFFCFMFSWVELLLSRTLTSVNAKSIAVTMTKTVSASGVDWGVLAAAGVLTLVPGAIVIYFVRNHIAKGLSLGRV, translated from the coding sequence ATGAACACAACAAATAAAAAAGGTTTTTTTAGTAGCAAATCTCCTACTATCATGTTAATTTATATAATATTTTTAATGTTACCAGTTTACTGGTTAGTAAATATGAGTTTAAAAACAAATGAAGAGATATTAGGAACATTTTCACTTTTCCCAAATAACTTAACATTTGATAATTATATAGTTATATTTACCGATCCAACTTGGTATTGGGGATATATAAATTCAATGACTTATGTTGTGATGAATACTATTATTTCTGTAGCAGTTGCACTACCTGCAGCTTATGCATTTTCACGATATACATTTTTAGGAGATAAACATCTATTCTTTTGGTTATTAACTAACAGGATGGCACCACCTGCTGTATTTGCGCTGCCATTCTTTCAACTTTACTCAAGTGTTGGTTTATTTGATACACATATTGCGGTGGCTTTAGCCCATACATTATTCAATATTCCGCTATCGGTTTGGATTTTGGAAGGTTTTATGCGTGGTGTACCAAAAGAAATAGATGAAACAGCATACATTGATGGTTTTAGCTTTTTTGGATTTTTTACAAAAATCTTTACACCATTAATTGCTTCAGGTATTGGTGTTGCAGCATTCTTTTGTTTTATGTTTTCTTGGGTTGAATTACTATTAAGTAGAACATTAACATCAGTAAATGCAAAATCAATAGCAGTAACTATGACGAAAACTGTTTCAGCTTCAGGAGTTGATTGGGGCGTTTTAGCAGCAGCAGGAGTTTTAACACTTGTTCCTGGTGCAATCGTTATATATTTTGTTAGAAATCATATTGCCAAGGGTCTATCTCTTGGTAGAGTTTAA
- a CDS encoding DUF2160 domain-containing protein encodes MNLSWMAWTSGTAIFFICIFVALIIMTIWAIKWPQAPRMGILRIETTPGDRLFLSLLGSAFICLAWLAIFGAPIFGGMIVCFFYALAVFRWV; translated from the coding sequence ATGAATTTATCTTGGATGGCATGGACAAGTGGAACTGCAATATTTTTCATTTGTATCTTCGTTGCCTTAATAATCATGACTATCTGGGCTATTAAATGGCCTCAAGCACCTAGAATGGGTATTCTACGTATTGAGACTACGCCTGGTGACCGACTTTTTCTGAGCCTTTTAGGCTCGGCATTTATATGTCTTGCTTGGTTGGCAATATTTGGTGCTCCAATTTTTGGAGGAATGATTGTTTGTTTTTTTTATGCTTTAGCGGTTTTTCGTTGGGTATAA
- a CDS encoding ABC transporter ATP-binding protein, with translation MAKITLSNLGHSYGKNPKTLEDYALQPLNHEWDDGAAYALLGPSGCGKSTLLNIISGIITPSEGSILFDDTDVTFADTTTRNIAQVFQFPVVYDTMTVRENLEFPLRNRGADPQYIQQRVGSIARAIKVEDMLDKKARGLTADAKQKISLGRGMVREDVNAILFDEPLTVIDPHMKWELRTQLKALHKELKHTMIFVTHDQTEALTFADKVVVMNHGCVLQIGTPEELFEKPAHTFVGYFIGSPGMNVFDAKVEGNIANLQGTEIKLSSTYKKLSGKIELGVRPEFIKLSEEEGIKIDILRVEDVAHHKIVRAKYNRKSVNIIVPEDTKITPNMTYMHFDLDRVNVYADDWLVEGEKV, from the coding sequence ATGGCAAAAATAACTCTTTCTAATTTAGGACATAGTTATGGAAAAAACCCAAAAACTTTAGAAGATTATGCACTTCAACCTTTAAATCATGAATGGGATGATGGTGCAGCATACGCACTACTTGGACCATCAGGTTGTGGAAAATCTACTTTATTAAATATCATTTCTGGAATTATAACACCATCAGAAGGAAGTATATTATTTGATGATACTGATGTAACTTTTGCAGATACAACAACTAGAAATATTGCTCAAGTTTTTCAGTTTCCTGTTGTATATGACACAATGACCGTTAGAGAAAATCTTGAATTTCCTCTAAGAAATAGAGGAGCAGACCCTCAATATATTCAACAAAGAGTTGGTTCAATTGCAAGAGCTATAAAAGTTGAAGATATGTTAGATAAAAAAGCAAGAGGTCTTACTGCTGATGCAAAACAAAAAATAAGCCTTGGAAGAGGAATGGTTAGAGAAGATGTTAATGCAATTTTATTTGATGAACCATTAACAGTAATTGATCCACATATGAAATGGGAATTAAGAACTCAATTAAAAGCTTTACATAAAGAACTTAAACATACAATGATTTTTGTTACACATGACCAAACAGAGGCATTAACTTTTGCAGATAAAGTAGTAGTAATGAATCACGGTTGTGTTTTACAAATTGGAACACCAGAAGAGTTATTTGAAAAACCTGCACATACATTTGTTGGATACTTTATTGGCTCACCAGGAATGAATGTTTTTGATGCAAAAGTAGAAGGAAACATTGCAAATTTACAGGGTACTGAAATCAAACTTAGCTCTACTTATAAAAAACTATCTGGAAAAATTGAATTAGGGGTAAGACCTGAATTTATTAAATTATCTGAGGAAGAAGGTATTAAAATTGATATTCTTAGAGTAGAAGATGTTGCACATCATAAAATTGTAAGAGCAAAATACAATAGAAAGAGTGTAAATATCATAGTACCAGAAGATACAAAAATCACACCAAACATGACTTATATGCACTTTGATTTAGATAGAGTAAATGTTTATGCTGATGATTGGTTAGTAGAAGGAGAAAAAGTATGA
- the glpK gene encoding glycerol kinase GlpK, protein MKYILAIDQGTTSSRAILFNKEMKIEAISQEEFPQYFPDSGWVEHNPNDLLETTLNSCKEVLKKANARIEDIVSIGITNQRETTVVWDKHTGEAIYNAIVWQDRRTSAECNELKKAGYEKMIMEKTGLLLDPYFSGMKLRWILQNVEGAKEKASKGDLLFGTVDSFLIWKLTNKQTHVTDATNAARTILYNIQTNEWDKEICKLLDIPMNMLPEVKDCADDFGFLNKELFGKEIPINGVAGDQQSALIGQACFEPGMAKSTYGTGCFAILNIGEDMIISKNRLLTTIAYRLNGKTTYALEGSIFIAGAVIQWLRDGLKIIEKASDAQEMALNADENQQLYLVPAFTGLGAPYWDTKCRGALYGLTRGSGPNEFAKAALESVGYQTRDLIEAMNDDWSSFNKSKNSKTILRVDGGMSSSDYTMQFLSDILGSSIDRPEILETTALGVAWLAGMKAGFYPKKDDFSKSWKLEKGFQPKMEERKKEELYAGWQDAISKTLTK, encoded by the coding sequence ATGAAATACATTTTAGCAATAGATCAAGGTACAACTTCAAGTAGAGCAATACTATTTAATAAAGAGATGAAGATTGAAGCAATTTCACAAGAAGAGTTTCCTCAATATTTTCCAGATTCGGGATGGGTAGAACATAATCCAAATGATTTATTAGAAACAACTTTAAATTCATGTAAAGAAGTATTAAAAAAAGCAAATGCTAGAATAGAAGATATTGTATCTATAGGAATAACTAATCAAAGAGAAACTACTGTTGTTTGGGATAAGCATACAGGAGAAGCAATTTATAATGCAATAGTATGGCAAGATAGACGAACATCAGCAGAGTGTAATGAATTAAAAAAAGCTGGTTACGAAAAAATGATAATGGAAAAAACTGGGCTTTTATTAGATCCTTATTTTTCAGGAATGAAATTAAGATGGATTTTACAAAATGTTGAAGGAGCAAAAGAGAAGGCTTCAAAAGGTGATTTACTTTTTGGAACTGTTGATTCTTTTTTAATTTGGAAACTAACAAATAAACAGACTCATGTAACTGATGCTACAAATGCTGCAAGAACAATACTTTATAATATTCAAACAAATGAATGGGATAAAGAGATTTGTAAACTATTAGATATTCCTATGAATATGTTACCTGAGGTTAAAGATTGTGCTGATGATTTTGGATTTTTAAATAAAGAACTTTTTGGAAAAGAAATTCCTATAAATGGAGTTGCTGGAGATCAACAATCTGCACTTATAGGTCAAGCTTGTTTTGAACCAGGAATGGCAAAATCAACTTATGGTACAGGTTGTTTTGCTATTTTAAATATTGGTGAAGATATGATTATTTCAAAAAATAGACTTCTTACAACTATTGCTTATAGATTAAATGGAAAAACAACATATGCCTTAGAGGGTTCAATTTTTATTGCCGGTGCAGTTATTCAATGGTTAAGAGATGGATTAAAAATTATAGAAAAAGCAAGTGATGCTCAAGAAATGGCTTTAAATGCAGATGAAAATCAACAACTATATTTAGTTCCTGCATTTACTGGATTAGGTGCTCCTTACTGGGATACAAAATGTCGTGGTGCCTTATATGGTTTGACAAGAGGTTCTGGTCCAAATGAATTTGCAAAAGCTGCTCTAGAAAGTGTTGGTTATCAAACTAGAGATTTAATTGAAGCTATGAATGATGACTGGAGTAGTTTTAATAAATCTAAGAACTCTAAAACAATACTAAGAGTTGATGGAGGAATGTCATCATCTGATTATACTATGCAATTTTTATCAGATATTCTAGGTTCATCTATAGATAGACCTGAAATATTAGAGACAACTGCTTTAGGTGTTGCTTGGCTTGCAGGTATGAAAGCAGGATTCTATCCAAAAAAAGATGATTTTTCAAAAAGTTGGAAACTTGAAAAAGGATTTCAACCAAAAATGGAAGAAAGAAAAAAAGAAGAACTTTATGCCGGATGGCAAGATGCAATATCAAAAACACTAACAAAATAA
- a CDS encoding carbohydrate ABC transporter permease: MKKTVNQKAWFLVLPVLLLVGFSAVIPLMTVVNYSVQDTFGNNEFFAVGLEWFEEILHSERIHDALGRQILFTSIILAIEIPLGIFIALHMPKKGVWASICLVLVALPLLVPWNVVGTIWQIFGRTDIGLLGYTLASFGVNYNYTQNVFDAWATIIIMDVWHWTSLVVLLCYAGLQSIPSAYYQAAKIDQASNWAVFRYIQLPKMMGVLLIASLLRFMDSFMIYTEPMVVTGGGPGNATTFLSIDLVKMAIGQFDLGPAAAFSLIYFLVILLASWAFFTIMTNIDKEEN; the protein is encoded by the coding sequence ATGAAAAAAACAGTAAATCAAAAAGCATGGTTTTTAGTACTTCCAGTACTTTTACTTGTAGGTTTTTCTGCTGTTATTCCTTTAATGACAGTTGTTAACTACTCAGTTCAAGATACATTTGGAAACAATGAATTTTTTGCAGTTGGACTAGAATGGTTTGAAGAAATCCTACATTCAGAAAGAATCCATGATGCACTAGGACGTCAAATACTTTTTACATCTATTATTTTAGCAATTGAAATTCCATTAGGTATATTTATTGCTTTACATATGCCTAAAAAAGGCGTATGGGCATCTATTTGTTTAGTACTTGTAGCTTTACCTCTTTTAGTACCTTGGAATGTTGTTGGTACTATTTGGCAAATTTTTGGAAGAACTGATATTGGTTTACTAGGATATACCTTAGCCTCTTTTGGAGTTAATTATAACTATACTCAAAATGTTTTTGATGCATGGGCAACGATTATTATCATGGATGTATGGCATTGGACTTCATTGGTAGTTTTACTTTGTTATGCAGGACTTCAATCAATCCCATCTGCTTATTATCAAGCAGCTAAAATTGACCAAGCTTCAAATTGGGCAGTATTTAGATATATCCAACTTCCTAAGATGATGGGAGTATTATTAATTGCATCACTTTTAAGATTCATGGATAGTTTTATGATTTATACAGAACCAATGGTAGTAACAGGTGGAGGACCAGGAAATGCAACAACTTTTCTTTCTATTGACTTAGTTAAAATGGCAATTGGTCAATTTGATCTTGGGCCTGCTGCAGCATTTTCATTAATATACTTCTTGGTGATACTATTGGCATCTTGGGCATTTTTTACAATTATGACAAATATTGATAAGGAGGAGAATTAA
- the pyk gene encoding pyruvate kinase, whose translation MEKKTKILATLGPNSDNLKTIEGLIKAGANMFRLNFSHGTHEYHLNTLNTIRTAMKNLNTTVGILQDISGPKVRVGELKENFELKKGDLITFLEEETIGYKKSSNEYIVSINYPKILKKIKLDEYIYLYDGIIRAKVVSVKGSIKARIENNGTLSSRKGVNFPNTQIDINVITKKDENDIAWGIENEVDYFAISFVQNAKDMKKAKKLLQGYDGKLIAKIEKFDAVENIDEIVKHSDGIMVARGDLGIEVPYFDVPTIQKMLIRKSNEAGIPVITATQMLLSMTSNERATRAEISDVANAVLDGTDVVMLSEETAVGENPINVVETMSNIIKRTEEIYKYDKQEKFDYLDEFDVIQATVTKLADDLDAKGILSLTSSGKSAIKMSRYRPKTPIYAFTHSQKILNSLNPIWGVTPIETIKESKATRMIKRMLRILKEKDLLDKNGPYIVTIGYPAGVPGSTNTIKILTELEIEYYLNYTTTKKFVY comes from the coding sequence ATCGAAAAGAAAACAAAAATATTGGCAACACTAGGACCAAATAGTGATAATTTAAAAACCATTGAAGGGCTGATTAAAGCTGGCGCAAATATGTTTAGATTAAATTTTTCCCATGGAACTCATGAGTATCATTTAAATACATTAAATACTATTAGAACAGCTATGAAAAATTTAAATACAACAGTAGGAATCCTTCAAGATATTTCAGGTCCTAAAGTTAGAGTTGGAGAATTAAAAGAGAACTTTGAACTTAAAAAAGGTGATTTAATTACATTTTTAGAAGAAGAAACAATTGGATATAAAAAATCATCTAATGAATATATTGTTTCAATAAACTACCCTAAAATTTTAAAAAAGATTAAACTAGATGAATATATATATTTATATGATGGAATCATAAGAGCAAAAGTTGTATCAGTAAAAGGAAGCATTAAAGCTAGAATAGAAAATAATGGAACGCTATCTTCACGAAAAGGTGTAAATTTCCCGAATACACAAATTGATATAAATGTAATTACAAAAAAAGATGAAAATGATATAGCTTGGGGAATTGAAAATGAAGTAGATTATTTTGCAATTTCATTTGTACAAAATGCAAAAGATATGAAAAAAGCAAAAAAGCTTTTACAAGGATATGATGGAAAATTAATTGCAAAAATAGAAAAGTTTGATGCAGTTGAAAATATCGATGAAATTGTAAAACATAGTGATGGAATAATGGTTGCACGTGGTGACTTAGGAATAGAAGTACCCTACTTTGATGTTCCAACAATCCAAAAGATGTTAATTAGAAAATCAAATGAAGCGGGAATTCCAGTTATTACAGCAACACAGATGCTATTATCAATGACAAGCAATGAAAGAGCAACAAGAGCAGAAATATCTGATGTTGCAAATGCTGTTTTAGATGGTACTGATGTTGTAATGCTAAGTGAAGAAACAGCAGTTGGAGAAAATCCAATAAATGTTGTTGAAACAATGAGTAATATTATAAAAAGAACAGAAGAAATTTACAAATATGATAAGCAAGAAAAGTTTGATTATCTTGATGAATTTGACGTTATTCAAGCAACCGTTACAAAACTTGCAGATGATTTAGATGCAAAAGGAATTTTATCTCTTACAAGTTCAGGTAAATCAGCAATAAAAATGTCACGATATAGACCAAAAACACCAATCTATGCATTTACACATTCACAAAAAATATTGAATTCTTTAAATCCAATCTGGGGAGTTACTCCAATAGAAACTATAAAAGAATCTAAAGCCACTAGAATGATTAAAAGAATGCTAAGAATTTTAAAAGAAAAAGATTTATTAGATAAAAATGGGCCATATATTGTAACTATTGGATATCCAGCAGGAGTGCCAGGAAGTACAAATACAATAAAAATATTGACCGAACTTGAAATAGAATATTATTTAAACTACACTACTACAAAAAAATTCGTTTACTAA